A region of Pseudomonas putida DNA encodes the following proteins:
- a CDS encoding acyltransferase family protein, whose product MNGFQRRADIDGLRAVAVLSVMAFHFNAAWLPGGFAGVDVFFVISAYLITRIIATAIEAGNFSFTAFYARRIKRIFPAALLVFLVSLLAASQLNSMLLPSAKFVLLSLFNHFTSDYFTQDTQQNFFLHYWSLSIEEQFYFIWPALLLGVSWLCGRWLSPAHRPRVLMMLCLVIAALCFGLGEYWVQDSRQQAGVYFFSIPRFGEMALGAFIALAPAPRVNAPRVLDALSLLGVTLLLGSFVLLAERPYPGLHALAPCAGAILLIRYGQTTAAEPSLMARCLSWRPLVGIGLISYSLYLWHWPVLAIARFILGDNRLPMGWMAGLLALIVALSVLTYLGVERPLIRSKIAFKAAFAGFAGLSSATFALIVAMTGIEAWNVPPMLGERYANLTVNGQNIHMTEGWLAPCWEVEHKDASKAAVDKRCHIGADSPNQVLMVGDSHGAALGGFVDQLAKAEGFSVTSYEVGGCQVAEWGMAKRVPAIVQTDERRAKCAALLEFIEANHKRYKAIFVVNAFNLFAGAYDVLAKTDGVPVPVQEGRLRALAASTPLYFFHDAPVIDRSMQHSVLLSRLGLRLGASPVAHGGEGNPLIKAVVQRIPNAHWVDLAAAYQVLREGNFLHDGLPAYADTNHLSGHGALALAGIFKAQGGCLFCAPTSPGSHDVVLSGARVER is encoded by the coding sequence ATGAATGGATTTCAGCGTCGCGCGGACATCGATGGTCTGCGCGCTGTAGCGGTGCTCTCGGTCATGGCGTTTCACTTCAACGCGGCCTGGCTACCCGGTGGGTTTGCAGGTGTTGACGTGTTTTTCGTCATTTCGGCCTACTTGATCACGCGCATCATCGCCACGGCGATCGAGGCGGGTAACTTTTCCTTTACGGCTTTTTATGCCCGGCGGATCAAACGCATCTTTCCGGCTGCACTGTTGGTATTTCTGGTCAGCCTGCTGGCGGCCAGCCAGCTGAACAGCATGTTGTTGCCATCGGCGAAGTTCGTGCTGTTGTCGCTGTTCAATCATTTCACCAGTGACTACTTCACCCAGGACACGCAGCAGAATTTCTTCCTGCATTACTGGTCGTTGTCGATTGAAGAGCAGTTCTACTTCATCTGGCCGGCACTGCTGCTGGGCGTCAGCTGGCTCTGCGGCCGTTGGCTGTCCCCGGCTCACCGACCGCGCGTACTGATGATGCTGTGCCTTGTGATTGCTGCGCTGTGTTTCGGCCTGGGTGAGTATTGGGTACAGGATTCGCGTCAGCAGGCAGGGGTGTACTTCTTCTCCATACCGCGCTTCGGCGAAATGGCACTGGGGGCGTTCATTGCCCTTGCGCCGGCGCCGAGGGTTAATGCGCCACGGGTTCTGGATGCCCTGTCGCTGCTGGGCGTGACATTGCTGCTTGGCAGTTTCGTACTACTGGCGGAACGGCCTTATCCGGGGTTGCATGCACTGGCGCCCTGTGCAGGCGCGATACTGTTGATCCGTTACGGGCAAACCACCGCTGCAGAGCCGTCGCTGATGGCGCGCTGCTTGTCTTGGCGGCCCTTGGTTGGTATCGGCCTGATTTCCTATTCGCTGTACCTCTGGCATTGGCCGGTCCTGGCCATTGCACGCTTCATCCTGGGGGACAACCGGTTGCCGATGGGTTGGATGGCCGGCTTGCTGGCGTTGATCGTGGCTTTGTCAGTGCTGACCTACCTGGGCGTCGAGCGCCCGCTGATTCGCTCAAAAATCGCTTTCAAAGCCGCCTTCGCTGGCTTCGCCGGTCTCTCCAGCGCGACGTTCGCGCTGATCGTCGCCATGACCGGCATCGAAGCCTGGAACGTGCCGCCGATGCTCGGCGAGCGTTATGCCAACCTGACGGTCAACGGTCAGAACATCCACATGACCGAGGGGTGGTTGGCGCCTTGCTGGGAGGTCGAACACAAGGATGCGAGCAAGGCCGCGGTGGACAAGCGTTGCCACATTGGCGCCGACTCCCCCAATCAAGTGCTGATGGTGGGGGATTCCCACGGGGCAGCATTGGGCGGGTTCGTCGATCAGTTGGCCAAGGCGGAAGGGTTTTCCGTCACCTCCTACGAAGTCGGCGGCTGCCAGGTCGCCGAATGGGGGATGGCCAAGCGCGTGCCCGCCATCGTGCAGACCGATGAGCGTCGTGCGAAATGCGCAGCACTGCTCGAATTCATCGAAGCGAACCACAAGCGCTACAAGGCCATCTTCGTGGTCAACGCGTTCAACCTCTTCGCCGGGGCCTACGATGTGCTGGCAAAAACCGATGGCGTGCCGGTGCCTGTGCAGGAGGGGCGCTTGCGCGCACTTGCGGCAAGCACGCCATTGTACTTCTTCCACGATGCCCCGGTCATCGATCGTTCGATGCAGCATTCGGTTTTGTTAAGCCGCCTCGGCCTGCGCCTAGGGGCGTCCCCGGTTGCCCATGGTGGCGAAGGCAACCCCTTGATCAAGGCTGTGGTGCAGCGCATCCCCAATGCTCATTGGGTAGACCTAGCAGCGGCCTACCAGGTGTTGAGGGAAGGCAACTTCTTGCACGACGGCCTGCCAGCCTACGCCGATACCAACCACTTGAGTGGGCATGGTGCACTGGCTTTGGCCGGCATCTTCAAGGCCCAGGGAGGCTGTCTTTTCTGTGCGCCGACCTCGCCCGGTAGCCACGACGTTGTGTTGTCTGGGGCGCGCGTCGAGCGTTGA